One window of the Hippoglossus hippoglossus isolate fHipHip1 chromosome 9, fHipHip1.pri, whole genome shotgun sequence genome contains the following:
- the sorbs3 gene encoding vinexin isoform X9: MQSQQFTEVVGDPNGSRLIYSGEAGFSSGQQILTSPEMTHEVVISPGLPTPPLSPFRSSRLPSGEFKVSEVNGSGPTALSFGSYYGPSQLHGGLSNGDHGSATLPRSWTPTREERLIKFSGIGPVDETGMPIASRSSVNKPRDWYKSMFRQIHKKPEEPELEDSERWSAERLQLSASTEESSDTDKNLFRLTPYGALPDWSEDVDKLSDLGKQHPQPKSIFDFEPGKSSTSEIQSQTYLSPKIQPEKPKPPSIEEARGRDPAAETANYSSPLASQQPVHRSVGTSLASAPTYERLSPANETMELPPKKDEKKMKAARAKFNFQAQSPKELTLHKGDIVYIHRQVDANWFEGEHHGRAGIFPTSYVEIVPPTEKPTPIKSPTLQVLDYGEAVALFNFNADLPVELSFRKGELINITRQVDEKWLEGRITGTSRSGIFPVNYVQVNKMPRTKYSTDDYSPGPMSPVSPGPQSPGRPLHSPCPLSPFSPTSLSPRPEHSPLMPSSPVPYSNPASQSRSPTQTAAPKEMANHWPHSTYKTASPTNQNSHWAGTHLANQSSAARAVSPSTQSSASAHRAGATAANTSRYTEPSQGAIPNQAAPSNPHVNSLLQTHFPNDTATSAVQRKPYKAVYNYRPQNSDELELREGDIVQVMEKCDDGWFVGTSERTRAFGTFPGNYVAPV, from the exons ATGCAGTCTCAG CAGTTTACGGAAGTGGTTGGCGATCCGAATGGCTCCCGGCTGATCTACTCCGGGGAGGCTGGATTTTCATCAGGGCAGCAGATACTAACTTCTCCAGAGATGACCCACGAGGTGGTCATCTCCCCTGGACTCCCTACTCCTCCCTTGAGCCCTTTTAGGTCATCTAGACTGCCATCTGGAGAGTTCAAG GTTTCAGAAGTGAATGGAAGTGGCCCAACAGCTCTCAGCTTTGGATCATATTATGGACCCTCACAATTGCATG GTGGACTGTCCAATGGTGACCATGGCTCTGCCACTCTACCACGCAGCTGGACTCCCACCAGGGAGGAGCGGCTCATCAAGTTCTCTGGAATCGGTCCAGTGGATGAAACTGGGATGCCCATCGCCTCCAGATCC AGTGTGAACAAGCCCAGAGACTGGTACAAGAGCATGTTCAGACAGATCCACAAGAAGCCAGAGG AGCCTGAGCTGGAGGATTCTGAGCGGTGGTCAGCCGAAC GGCTCCAGTTATCCGCCAGCACAGAAGAAAGCAGCGACACAGACAAGAATCTGTTCAGACTGACACCGTATGGCGCTCTACCAGACTG GAGCGAGGATGTAGATAAGCTGTCAGACCTGGGAAAGCAGCACCCTCAGCCGAAGAGCATATTCGACTTTGAACCGGGAAAGAGCAGCACTTCAGAGATCCAGAGCCAG ACGTATTTGTCCCCGAAGATTCAGCCTGAGAAACCAAAGCCTCCTTCTATTGAG GAGGCCAGAGGCAGGGATCCAGCAGCTGAAACTGCAAACTACAG CAGTCCCCTAGCATCACAGCAGCCCGTCCATCGCTCTGTCGGCACGTCACTGGCTTCTGCTCCCACATATG AACGTCTCTCCCCTGCAAATGAAACCATGGAGCTGCCGCCTAAGAAAGACGAGAAGAAG ATGAAAGCAGCGCGAGCCAAGTTCAATTTCCAGGCTCAGTCTCCCAA ggAGCTCACTCTGCACAAGGGCGACATTGTTTACATCCACAGGCAGGTCGATGCCAACTGGTTTGAGGGAGAACATCATGGAAGAGCCGGCATTTTTCCCACATCTTATGTAGAG ATTGTTCCTCCTACCGAGAAGCCGACACCTATTAAGTCTCCCACTCTCCAGGTGTTGGACTATGGAGAAGCTGTGGCTCTATTCAACTTCAACGCCGACCTACCAGTTGAACTGTCTTTTCGTAAA GGTGAGCTGATCAATATTACCAGGCAAGTTGATGAAAAGTGGTTGGAGGGGAGGATCACAGGGACCAGCCGGAGCGGCATCTTCCCGGTCAATTACGTCCAGGTCAACAAGATGCCTCGCACAAAATACTCCACAGACGACTACTCACCAGGCCCTATGTCTCCCGTCTCCCCTGGACCCCAGAGTCCAGGACGTCCACTCCACTCACCCTGTCCACTTTCACCATTTTCCCCCACCTCCCTCAGCCCCAGACCTGAGCACTCCCCCTTGATGCCATCTTCACCTGTACCTTACAGCAACCCAGCTTCACAGTCACGCTCCCCCACCCAGACAGCCGCACCCAAAGAAATGGCAAATCACTGGCCGCACAGCACCTACAAAACTGCTTCACCCACCAACCAGAACAGCCACTGGGCTGGGACACACTTGGCTAACCAGAGCTCCGCAGCTAGAGCAGTTTCCCCCTCCACTCAGTCATCAGCATCTGCACACAGAGCAGGAGCTACGGCAGCGAACACTTCCAGATACACTGAACCCTCGCAG GGTGCAATACCAAACCAGGCTGCTCCGTCTAATCCACATGTCAACTCCCTGCTGCAAACACACTTCCCAAACGACACCGCTACATCAGCGGTGCAACGCAAACC ATACAAAGCTGTCTACAACTACAGACCACAGAATTCAGATGAGTTGGAGCTCAGAGAAGGAGACATTGTACAAGTGATGGAGAAATGTGATGATGGCTGGTTTGTAG GTACGTCAGAACGGACTCGTGCTTTTGGGACTTTTCCCGGGAACTATGTGGCACCAGTTTGA
- the sorbs3 gene encoding vinexin isoform X14 translates to MQSQQFTEVVGDPNGSRLIYSGEAGFSSGQQILTSPEMTHEVVISPGLPTPPLSPFRSSRLPSGEFKVSEVNGSGPTALSFGSYYGPSQLHGGLSNGDHGSATLPRSWTPTREERLIKFSGIGPVDETGMPIASRSSVNKPRDWYKSMFRQIHKKPEEPELEDSERWSAERLQLSASTEESSDTDKNLFRLTPYGALPDWSEDVDKLSDLGKQHPQPKSIFDFEPGKSSTSEIQSQTYLSPKIQPEKPKPPSIEASLVSELSRFEAELDSEIQGLERKLSQKKQRRGRGEEARGRDPAAETANYSSPLASQQPVHRSVGTSLASAPTYVERLSPANETMELPPKKDEKKMKAARAKFNFQAQSPKELTLHKGDIVYIHRQVDANWFEGEHHGRAGIFPTSYVEIVPPTEKPTPIKSPTLQVLDYGEAVALFNFNADLPVELSFRKGELINITRQVDEKWLEGRITGTSRSGIFPVNYVQGAIPNQAAPSNPHVNSLLQTHFPNDTATSAVQRKPYKAVYNYRPQNSDELELREGDIVQVMEKCDDGWFVGTSERTRAFGTFPGNYVAPV, encoded by the exons ATGCAGTCTCAG CAGTTTACGGAAGTGGTTGGCGATCCGAATGGCTCCCGGCTGATCTACTCCGGGGAGGCTGGATTTTCATCAGGGCAGCAGATACTAACTTCTCCAGAGATGACCCACGAGGTGGTCATCTCCCCTGGACTCCCTACTCCTCCCTTGAGCCCTTTTAGGTCATCTAGACTGCCATCTGGAGAGTTCAAG GTTTCAGAAGTGAATGGAAGTGGCCCAACAGCTCTCAGCTTTGGATCATATTATGGACCCTCACAATTGCATG GTGGACTGTCCAATGGTGACCATGGCTCTGCCACTCTACCACGCAGCTGGACTCCCACCAGGGAGGAGCGGCTCATCAAGTTCTCTGGAATCGGTCCAGTGGATGAAACTGGGATGCCCATCGCCTCCAGATCC AGTGTGAACAAGCCCAGAGACTGGTACAAGAGCATGTTCAGACAGATCCACAAGAAGCCAGAGG AGCCTGAGCTGGAGGATTCTGAGCGGTGGTCAGCCGAAC GGCTCCAGTTATCCGCCAGCACAGAAGAAAGCAGCGACACAGACAAGAATCTGTTCAGACTGACACCGTATGGCGCTCTACCAGACTG GAGCGAGGATGTAGATAAGCTGTCAGACCTGGGAAAGCAGCACCCTCAGCCGAAGAGCATATTCGACTTTGAACCGGGAAAGAGCAGCACTTCAGAGATCCAGAGCCAG ACGTATTTGTCCCCGAAGATTCAGCCTGAGAAACCAAAGCCTCCTTCTATTGAG GCCAGTCTGGTCTCTGAGCTGAGTCGATTTGAGGCTGAGCTGGACTCGGAGATCCAGGGCCTGGAGAGGAAGCTTTCCCAGAAGAAGCAGCGTCGAGGCCGGGGTGAG GAGGCCAGAGGCAGGGATCCAGCAGCTGAAACTGCAAACTACAG CAGTCCCCTAGCATCACAGCAGCCCGTCCATCGCTCTGTCGGCACGTCACTGGCTTCTGCTCCCACATATG TAGAACGTCTCTCCCCTGCAAATGAAACCATGGAGCTGCCGCCTAAGAAAGACGAGAAGAAG ATGAAAGCAGCGCGAGCCAAGTTCAATTTCCAGGCTCAGTCTCCCAA ggAGCTCACTCTGCACAAGGGCGACATTGTTTACATCCACAGGCAGGTCGATGCCAACTGGTTTGAGGGAGAACATCATGGAAGAGCCGGCATTTTTCCCACATCTTATGTAGAG ATTGTTCCTCCTACCGAGAAGCCGACACCTATTAAGTCTCCCACTCTCCAGGTGTTGGACTATGGAGAAGCTGTGGCTCTATTCAACTTCAACGCCGACCTACCAGTTGAACTGTCTTTTCGTAAA GGTGAGCTGATCAATATTACCAGGCAAGTTGATGAAAAGTGGTTGGAGGGGAGGATCACAGGGACCAGCCGGAGCGGCATCTTCCCGGTCAATTACGTCCAG GGTGCAATACCAAACCAGGCTGCTCCGTCTAATCCACATGTCAACTCCCTGCTGCAAACACACTTCCCAAACGACACCGCTACATCAGCGGTGCAACGCAAACC ATACAAAGCTGTCTACAACTACAGACCACAGAATTCAGATGAGTTGGAGCTCAGAGAAGGAGACATTGTACAAGTGATGGAGAAATGTGATGATGGCTGGTTTGTAG GTACGTCAGAACGGACTCGTGCTTTTGGGACTTTTCCCGGGAACTATGTGGCACCAGTTTGA
- the sorbs3 gene encoding vinexin isoform X8, whose product MQSQQFTEVVGDPNGSRLIYSGEAGFSSGQQILTSPEMTHEVVISPGLPTPPLSPFRSSRLPSGEFKVSEVNGSGPTALSFGSYYGPSQLHGGLSNGDHGSATLPRSWTPTREERLIKFSGIGPVDETGMPIASRSSVNKPRDWYKSMFRQIHKKPEEPELEDSERWSAERLQLSASTEESSDTDKNLFRLTPYGALPDWSEDVDKLSDLGKQHPQPKSIFDFEPGKSSTSEIQSQTYLSPKIQPEKPKPPSIEEARGRDPAAETANYSPLASQQPVHRSVGTSLASAPTYVERLSPANETMELPPKKDEKKMKAARAKFNFQAQSPKELTLHKGDIVYIHRQVDANWFEGEHHGRAGIFPTSYVEIVPPTEKPTPIKSPTLQVLDYGEAVALFNFNADLPVELSFRKGELINITRQVDEKWLEGRITGTSRSGIFPVNYVQVNKMPRTKYSTDDYSPGPMSPVSPGPQSPGRPLHSPCPLSPFSPTSLSPRPEHSPLMPSSPVPYSNPASQSRSPTQTAAPKEMANHWPHSTYKTASPTNQNSHWAGTHLANQSSAARAVSPSTQSSASAHRAGATAANTSRYTEPSQGAIPNQAAPSNPHVNSLLQTHFPNDTATSAVQRKPYKAVYNYRPQNSDELELREGDIVQVMEKCDDGWFVGTSERTRAFGTFPGNYVAPV is encoded by the exons ATGCAGTCTCAG CAGTTTACGGAAGTGGTTGGCGATCCGAATGGCTCCCGGCTGATCTACTCCGGGGAGGCTGGATTTTCATCAGGGCAGCAGATACTAACTTCTCCAGAGATGACCCACGAGGTGGTCATCTCCCCTGGACTCCCTACTCCTCCCTTGAGCCCTTTTAGGTCATCTAGACTGCCATCTGGAGAGTTCAAG GTTTCAGAAGTGAATGGAAGTGGCCCAACAGCTCTCAGCTTTGGATCATATTATGGACCCTCACAATTGCATG GTGGACTGTCCAATGGTGACCATGGCTCTGCCACTCTACCACGCAGCTGGACTCCCACCAGGGAGGAGCGGCTCATCAAGTTCTCTGGAATCGGTCCAGTGGATGAAACTGGGATGCCCATCGCCTCCAGATCC AGTGTGAACAAGCCCAGAGACTGGTACAAGAGCATGTTCAGACAGATCCACAAGAAGCCAGAGG AGCCTGAGCTGGAGGATTCTGAGCGGTGGTCAGCCGAAC GGCTCCAGTTATCCGCCAGCACAGAAGAAAGCAGCGACACAGACAAGAATCTGTTCAGACTGACACCGTATGGCGCTCTACCAGACTG GAGCGAGGATGTAGATAAGCTGTCAGACCTGGGAAAGCAGCACCCTCAGCCGAAGAGCATATTCGACTTTGAACCGGGAAAGAGCAGCACTTCAGAGATCCAGAGCCAG ACGTATTTGTCCCCGAAGATTCAGCCTGAGAAACCAAAGCCTCCTTCTATTGAG GAGGCCAGAGGCAGGGATCCAGCAGCTGAAACTGCAAACTACAG TCCCCTAGCATCACAGCAGCCCGTCCATCGCTCTGTCGGCACGTCACTGGCTTCTGCTCCCACATATG TAGAACGTCTCTCCCCTGCAAATGAAACCATGGAGCTGCCGCCTAAGAAAGACGAGAAGAAG ATGAAAGCAGCGCGAGCCAAGTTCAATTTCCAGGCTCAGTCTCCCAA ggAGCTCACTCTGCACAAGGGCGACATTGTTTACATCCACAGGCAGGTCGATGCCAACTGGTTTGAGGGAGAACATCATGGAAGAGCCGGCATTTTTCCCACATCTTATGTAGAG ATTGTTCCTCCTACCGAGAAGCCGACACCTATTAAGTCTCCCACTCTCCAGGTGTTGGACTATGGAGAAGCTGTGGCTCTATTCAACTTCAACGCCGACCTACCAGTTGAACTGTCTTTTCGTAAA GGTGAGCTGATCAATATTACCAGGCAAGTTGATGAAAAGTGGTTGGAGGGGAGGATCACAGGGACCAGCCGGAGCGGCATCTTCCCGGTCAATTACGTCCAGGTCAACAAGATGCCTCGCACAAAATACTCCACAGACGACTACTCACCAGGCCCTATGTCTCCCGTCTCCCCTGGACCCCAGAGTCCAGGACGTCCACTCCACTCACCCTGTCCACTTTCACCATTTTCCCCCACCTCCCTCAGCCCCAGACCTGAGCACTCCCCCTTGATGCCATCTTCACCTGTACCTTACAGCAACCCAGCTTCACAGTCACGCTCCCCCACCCAGACAGCCGCACCCAAAGAAATGGCAAATCACTGGCCGCACAGCACCTACAAAACTGCTTCACCCACCAACCAGAACAGCCACTGGGCTGGGACACACTTGGCTAACCAGAGCTCCGCAGCTAGAGCAGTTTCCCCCTCCACTCAGTCATCAGCATCTGCACACAGAGCAGGAGCTACGGCAGCGAACACTTCCAGATACACTGAACCCTCGCAG GGTGCAATACCAAACCAGGCTGCTCCGTCTAATCCACATGTCAACTCCCTGCTGCAAACACACTTCCCAAACGACACCGCTACATCAGCGGTGCAACGCAAACC ATACAAAGCTGTCTACAACTACAGACCACAGAATTCAGATGAGTTGGAGCTCAGAGAAGGAGACATTGTACAAGTGATGGAGAAATGTGATGATGGCTGGTTTGTAG GTACGTCAGAACGGACTCGTGCTTTTGGGACTTTTCCCGGGAACTATGTGGCACCAGTTTGA
- the sorbs3 gene encoding vinexin isoform X10: MQSQQFTEVVGDPNGSRLIYSGEAGFSSGQQILTSPEMTHEVVISPGLPTPPLSPFRSSRLPSGEFKVSEVNGSGPTALSFGSYYGPSQLHGGLSNGDHGSATLPRSWTPTREERLIKFSGIGPVDETGMPIASRSSVNKPRDWYKSMFRQIHKKPEEPELEDSERWSAERLQLSASTEESSDTDKNLFRLTPYGALPDWSEDVDKLSDLGKQHPQPKSIFDFEPGKSSTSEIQSQTYLSPKIQPEKPKPPSIEEARGRDPAAETANYSPLASQQPVHRSVGTSLASAPTYERLSPANETMELPPKKDEKKMKAARAKFNFQAQSPKELTLHKGDIVYIHRQVDANWFEGEHHGRAGIFPTSYVEIVPPTEKPTPIKSPTLQVLDYGEAVALFNFNADLPVELSFRKGELINITRQVDEKWLEGRITGTSRSGIFPVNYVQVNKMPRTKYSTDDYSPGPMSPVSPGPQSPGRPLHSPCPLSPFSPTSLSPRPEHSPLMPSSPVPYSNPASQSRSPTQTAAPKEMANHWPHSTYKTASPTNQNSHWAGTHLANQSSAARAVSPSTQSSASAHRAGATAANTSRYTEPSQGAIPNQAAPSNPHVNSLLQTHFPNDTATSAVQRKPYKAVYNYRPQNSDELELREGDIVQVMEKCDDGWFVGTSERTRAFGTFPGNYVAPV, encoded by the exons ATGCAGTCTCAG CAGTTTACGGAAGTGGTTGGCGATCCGAATGGCTCCCGGCTGATCTACTCCGGGGAGGCTGGATTTTCATCAGGGCAGCAGATACTAACTTCTCCAGAGATGACCCACGAGGTGGTCATCTCCCCTGGACTCCCTACTCCTCCCTTGAGCCCTTTTAGGTCATCTAGACTGCCATCTGGAGAGTTCAAG GTTTCAGAAGTGAATGGAAGTGGCCCAACAGCTCTCAGCTTTGGATCATATTATGGACCCTCACAATTGCATG GTGGACTGTCCAATGGTGACCATGGCTCTGCCACTCTACCACGCAGCTGGACTCCCACCAGGGAGGAGCGGCTCATCAAGTTCTCTGGAATCGGTCCAGTGGATGAAACTGGGATGCCCATCGCCTCCAGATCC AGTGTGAACAAGCCCAGAGACTGGTACAAGAGCATGTTCAGACAGATCCACAAGAAGCCAGAGG AGCCTGAGCTGGAGGATTCTGAGCGGTGGTCAGCCGAAC GGCTCCAGTTATCCGCCAGCACAGAAGAAAGCAGCGACACAGACAAGAATCTGTTCAGACTGACACCGTATGGCGCTCTACCAGACTG GAGCGAGGATGTAGATAAGCTGTCAGACCTGGGAAAGCAGCACCCTCAGCCGAAGAGCATATTCGACTTTGAACCGGGAAAGAGCAGCACTTCAGAGATCCAGAGCCAG ACGTATTTGTCCCCGAAGATTCAGCCTGAGAAACCAAAGCCTCCTTCTATTGAG GAGGCCAGAGGCAGGGATCCAGCAGCTGAAACTGCAAACTACAG TCCCCTAGCATCACAGCAGCCCGTCCATCGCTCTGTCGGCACGTCACTGGCTTCTGCTCCCACATATG AACGTCTCTCCCCTGCAAATGAAACCATGGAGCTGCCGCCTAAGAAAGACGAGAAGAAG ATGAAAGCAGCGCGAGCCAAGTTCAATTTCCAGGCTCAGTCTCCCAA ggAGCTCACTCTGCACAAGGGCGACATTGTTTACATCCACAGGCAGGTCGATGCCAACTGGTTTGAGGGAGAACATCATGGAAGAGCCGGCATTTTTCCCACATCTTATGTAGAG ATTGTTCCTCCTACCGAGAAGCCGACACCTATTAAGTCTCCCACTCTCCAGGTGTTGGACTATGGAGAAGCTGTGGCTCTATTCAACTTCAACGCCGACCTACCAGTTGAACTGTCTTTTCGTAAA GGTGAGCTGATCAATATTACCAGGCAAGTTGATGAAAAGTGGTTGGAGGGGAGGATCACAGGGACCAGCCGGAGCGGCATCTTCCCGGTCAATTACGTCCAGGTCAACAAGATGCCTCGCACAAAATACTCCACAGACGACTACTCACCAGGCCCTATGTCTCCCGTCTCCCCTGGACCCCAGAGTCCAGGACGTCCACTCCACTCACCCTGTCCACTTTCACCATTTTCCCCCACCTCCCTCAGCCCCAGACCTGAGCACTCCCCCTTGATGCCATCTTCACCTGTACCTTACAGCAACCCAGCTTCACAGTCACGCTCCCCCACCCAGACAGCCGCACCCAAAGAAATGGCAAATCACTGGCCGCACAGCACCTACAAAACTGCTTCACCCACCAACCAGAACAGCCACTGGGCTGGGACACACTTGGCTAACCAGAGCTCCGCAGCTAGAGCAGTTTCCCCCTCCACTCAGTCATCAGCATCTGCACACAGAGCAGGAGCTACGGCAGCGAACACTTCCAGATACACTGAACCCTCGCAG GGTGCAATACCAAACCAGGCTGCTCCGTCTAATCCACATGTCAACTCCCTGCTGCAAACACACTTCCCAAACGACACCGCTACATCAGCGGTGCAACGCAAACC ATACAAAGCTGTCTACAACTACAGACCACAGAATTCAGATGAGTTGGAGCTCAGAGAAGGAGACATTGTACAAGTGATGGAGAAATGTGATGATGGCTGGTTTGTAG GTACGTCAGAACGGACTCGTGCTTTTGGGACTTTTCCCGGGAACTATGTGGCACCAGTTTGA